One genomic window of [Clostridium] scindens ATCC 35704 includes the following:
- the holB gene encoding DNA polymerase III subunit delta': protein MGTFKDVVGHKDIINYIRNAVREDKVSHAYILNGERGAGKKMLANLFAATLLCEKGGPDPCNECHSCRQAESGNHPDIIKVTHEKPNSISVDDIREQVNNTIMIKPYQGPYKVYIIPQADMMTTQAQNALLKTIEEPPEYAVIMLLTENADTLLPTINSRCVMLKLRNIKDTLIKKYLMETMQVPDYKADMCTAFAQGNMGRAIMLANSEHFNEIRDEAVQLLKYINEMELSEIVQAVSRITAYKLEINDYLDIIMIWYRDVLLYKATKDMDKVVFKDQIKYIKERAKRSSYEGIELIIESLEKAKARLKANVNFDLVMELLFLTIKEN from the coding sequence ATGGGAACGTTTAAAGATGTGGTTGGCCACAAAGACATTATTAATTATATCAGGAATGCGGTAAGAGAGGACAAGGTGTCCCACGCTTATATATTGAATGGAGAGCGGGGAGCCGGCAAGAAGATGCTGGCGAATCTGTTTGCCGCCACATTGCTGTGCGAGAAAGGCGGGCCGGATCCGTGCAATGAATGCCATTCCTGCAGACAGGCAGAAAGCGGCAACCATCCGGATATTATAAAGGTTACACACGAGAAGCCGAATTCTATTAGTGTGGACGACATCCGGGAACAGGTGAATAATACGATTATGATAAAGCCCTACCAGGGACCATATAAGGTATACATTATTCCCCAGGCAGATATGATGACGACCCAGGCGCAGAACGCCTTGCTTAAAACGATCGAGGAGCCGCCGGAATATGCGGTAATCATGCTTCTTACAGAGAATGCGGATACGCTGCTGCCGACGATTAATTCCAGGTGCGTAATGCTGAAACTGCGTAATATTAAGGATACCCTGATTAAGAAGTATCTGATGGAGACCATGCAGGTTCCGGATTATAAGGCGGATATGTGCACTGCATTTGCCCAGGGAAATATGGGACGTGCCATTATGCTGGCGAATTCCGAACATTTTAATGAGATCCGTGATGAGGCGGTGCAGCTGCTGAAGTACATCAATGAGATGGAGTTAAGCGAGATCGTGCAGGCGGTAAGCCGGATCACGGCATATAAGCTGGAAATCAATGACTATCTGGATATTATCATGATATGGTATCGGGATGTCTTATTATATAAAGCAACCAAGGATATGGATAAGGTCGTATTCAAAGACCAGATAAAATATATCAAAGAACGGGCTAAGAGAAGTTCCTATGAAGGAATCGAGCTTATCATAGAAAGCCTGGAAAAAGCCAAAGCCAGATTAAAGGCCAATGTAAACTTTGATCTGGTAATGGAACTGTTGTTCCTGACAATAAAGGAGAATTAA
- the rsmI gene encoding 16S rRNA (cytidine(1402)-2'-O)-methyltransferase, protein MSGTLYLCATPIGNLEDMTLRCIRVLKEVDLIAAEDTRNSIKLLNHFEIKTPMTSYHEYNKIEKGHRLAERLQSGEDIALITDAGTPGISDPGEELVRMCQEAGITVTALPGAVACITALTISGLATRRFAFEAFLPTDKKERQAILEELKGETRTMILYEAPHRLTRTLKVLYEALGNRRLSVCRELTKKHETVFATTIEDALDYYESQEPKGECVMVIEGKSREEIRAEEKAQWEEMDIEAHMEYYLERGMGKKEAMKQVAKDRGVSKRDIYQALL, encoded by the coding sequence ATGTCAGGAACATTATACTTATGCGCAACGCCGATAGGCAATCTGGAAGATATGACGCTTAGATGCATCCGTGTCCTAAAAGAGGTGGATTTGATCGCGGCCGAGGATACGCGAAACAGCATCAAGCTGCTGAATCATTTCGAGATTAAGACCCCTATGACCAGTTATCATGAGTACAACAAGATAGAAAAAGGGCACAGGCTGGCAGAACGGCTTCAAAGTGGAGAAGATATAGCCCTGATTACGGATGCGGGGACGCCGGGCATCTCGGATCCGGGAGAAGAATTAGTGCGCATGTGCCAGGAGGCGGGAATAACCGTAACTGCCCTTCCGGGAGCAGTAGCCTGTATCACGGCGCTTACCATATCCGGACTGGCTACCAGAAGATTTGCGTTTGAGGCTTTTCTTCCGACCGATAAGAAGGAGCGCCAGGCCATACTGGAGGAACTAAAAGGGGAGACCCGGACCATGATTCTCTATGAAGCGCCCCATCGGCTGACCCGGACGCTTAAGGTTCTCTACGAGGCTTTGGGTAACCGCAGGCTCAGCGTATGCAGGGAATTGACGAAAAAGCATGAGACGGTATTTGCCACCACGATCGAGGATGCGCTTGACTATTACGAGAGCCAGGAGCCGAAAGGCGAGTGCGTGATGGTGATCGAGGGAAAGAGCCGCGAAGAGATCAGGGCAGAGGAAAAGGCCCAGTGGGAAGAAATGGACATTGAAGCGCATATGGAATATTATCTTGAGCGGGGCATGGGTAAGAAGGAAGCCATGAAGCAAGTAGCCAAGGACCGGGGCGTAAGCAAGCGCGATATCTACCAGGCGCTGCTGTAA
- a CDS encoding hydratase, with amino-acid sequence MVKLFDKGVYLLNGTEIAKSAEEAKAKTGQEVSQEEAARNTMAYRILEAHNLSGNMERLQIKFDKLTSHDITFVGIIQTARASGLEKFPIPYVLTNCHNSLCAVGGTINEDDHMFGLTCAKKYGGVYVPPHQAVIHQYAREMLSGGGKMILGSDSHTRYGALGTMAMGEGGPELVKQLLNKTYDIKMPGVVGIYLDGEPSVGVGPQDVALAIIGATFGNGYVNNKVMEFVGPGVSKLSADFRIGIDVMTTETTCLSSIWRTDEKIKEFYDIHGRVEEYQELNPGAITYYDGMVYVNLSEIKPMIAMPFHPSNVYTIDEVNANLKDVLHDVEQKALVSLDKAVDYTLQDKIVDGKLYVEQGIIAGCAGGGFENICAAADIIKGRYIGADEFTFSVYPASTPIYMELVKNGAVATLMEAGTIVKTAFCGPCFGAGDTPANHAFSIRHSTRNFPNREGSKLQSGQIASVALMDARSIAATAANKGFLTPATAMDVEYVGRKYHFDKNIYANRVFDSKGVADPSVEIKFGPNIKDWPQMPALPENLVLKVVSEIHDPVTTTDELIPSGETSSYRSNPLGLAEFALSRKDPAYVGRAKEVQKAQKAIEAGQCPLEVLDELKPVMDKVRKAYPEAGEGNLGVGSTIFAVKPGDGSAREQAASCQKVLGGWANIANEYATKRYRSNLINWGMLPFITKEDHESLSFKNGDYLFVPDIRKAVEEKAADIKAYVVGEDLKEIHLQLGDMTDAEREIILKGCLINYYRD; translated from the coding sequence ATGGTGAAACTGTTTGATAAAGGAGTCTATCTGTTAAATGGAACAGAGATTGCTAAAAGCGCCGAAGAGGCAAAGGCAAAGACCGGGCAGGAAGTATCCCAGGAAGAGGCAGCCAGAAATACGATGGCATACAGGATCCTTGAAGCTCACAATTTATCAGGGAACATGGAGAGGCTTCAGATTAAATTTGATAAGTTGACTTCCCATGACATTACGTTTGTAGGAATCATCCAGACGGCAAGGGCGTCTGGCCTTGAGAAGTTTCCCATTCCCTATGTCTTGACAAACTGCCATAATTCTCTGTGCGCGGTCGGCGGCACGATCAATGAAGATGACCATATGTTTGGCCTTACCTGTGCCAAGAAGTATGGCGGCGTATATGTGCCGCCTCATCAGGCAGTCATTCACCAGTATGCCCGCGAGATGCTTTCAGGCGGCGGCAAGATGATACTTGGCTCCGACAGCCATACCCGCTATGGCGCATTGGGCACCATGGCTATGGGAGAAGGAGGACCGGAACTGGTAAAGCAGCTCCTGAATAAGACCTATGATATCAAGATGCCGGGCGTAGTGGGAATCTACCTTGATGGCGAGCCGTCAGTGGGCGTAGGCCCGCAGGACGTGGCGCTTGCGATCATTGGGGCGACTTTTGGAAATGGCTATGTGAACAATAAGGTTATGGAGTTCGTAGGACCGGGAGTCTCCAAATTAAGCGCCGACTTCCGTATCGGCATAGATGTTATGACGACGGAGACCACCTGTCTGTCTTCGATCTGGCGGACGGATGAGAAGATTAAGGAATTCTATGACATCCACGGAAGAGTGGAAGAGTATCAGGAACTGAATCCGGGGGCCATTACATATTATGATGGCATGGTATACGTGAACTTAAGCGAGATCAAGCCAATGATCGCGATGCCATTCCACCCGTCCAACGTCTACACCATCGACGAGGTAAACGCCAACCTTAAGGATGTGCTTCATGACGTGGAGCAAAAGGCGCTGGTCAGCCTGGACAAAGCGGTAGACTATACACTTCAGGATAAGATCGTGGATGGCAAATTGTATGTAGAGCAGGGAATCATCGCAGGCTGCGCGGGCGGCGGATTTGAGAATATCTGTGCGGCGGCGGATATCATCAAGGGGCGTTACATCGGCGCGGATGAGTTCACATTCAGCGTATATCCGGCAAGCACCCCGATCTATATGGAACTGGTGAAGAACGGGGCAGTTGCAACCTTGATGGAAGCAGGAACCATTGTTAAAACGGCATTCTGCGGACCATGCTTTGGCGCCGGGGATACGCCTGCCAATCATGCGTTCTCCATCCGCCACTCGACAAGAAACTTCCCGAACAGAGAAGGCTCCAAACTCCAGAGCGGACAGATTGCTTCCGTGGCTCTTATGGATGCCCGCTCTATTGCGGCGACGGCTGCAAACAAGGGATTCCTTACCCCTGCCACAGCGATGGATGTGGAGTACGTGGGACGGAAATATCATTTTGATAAGAATATCTATGCGAACCGTGTCTTTGACAGCAAGGGCGTGGCAGATCCGTCCGTGGAGATCAAGTTCGGGCCGAATATTAAGGACTGGCCGCAGATGCCTGCGCTGCCGGAGAATTTGGTGCTGAAGGTTGTCTCAGAGATTCATGACCCGGTAACCACGACGGATGAACTGATACCGTCGGGCGAGACGTCTTCCTATCGTTCCAATCCGCTGGGGCTGGCCGAATTTGCACTATCCAGGAAAGACCCGGCTTATGTGGGACGAGCCAAGGAAGTGCAGAAAGCGCAGAAAGCGATCGAGGCAGGACAGTGCCCGCTGGAAGTGCTGGACGAATTAAAGCCGGTTATGGACAAGGTGCGTAAGGCCTATCCGGAGGCGGGCGAAGGCAACCTGGGAGTAGGAAGCACCATATTCGCAGTGAAGCCTGGAGACGGCTCCGCCAGGGAGCAGGCGGCGTCCTGCCAGAAAGTGCTGGGAGGATGGGCGAACATTGCCAATGAGTACGCTACCAAGAGATACCGCTCCAATCTGATCAACTGGGGCATGCTTCCGTTTATTACCAAAGAAGATCATGAGAGCCTCAGCTTCAAGAATGGAGACTATCTGTTCGTGCCGGATATCAGAAAGGCAGTGGAAGAGAAGGCGGCGGATATTAAGGCTTACGTGGTAGGGGAAGACCTGAAGGAAATCCATCTGCAGCTGGGCGATATGACGGACGCGGAAAGGGAGATTATCCTGAAGGGCTGCCTGATCAATTACTACAGAGACTAA
- a CDS encoding PSP1 domain-containing protein, whose protein sequence is MTRVIGVRFRPAGKIYFFAPGKYNIHTGDKVIVETARGVEFGTVVTGQKDVEDDKITQPLKPVIRIATQDDIRKEEKNREKEKEAFGICLEKIRKHGLEMKLIDAEYTFDNNKVLFYFTADGRIDFRELVKDLASVFRTRIELRQIGVRDETKIRGGIGICGRPLCCNTYLSEFAPVSIKMAKEQNLSLNPSKISGVCGRLMCCLTNEEETYEELNSRLPSNGDHVTTPEGLRGDVQSVNVLRQQVKVIVTLDNDEKEIREYKASELRFKPKRKKKDVKLSKEELAQLKALEEKNGASKLDDE, encoded by the coding sequence ATGACAAGAGTAATTGGAGTAAGGTTCCGCCCGGCAGGGAAGATATACTTCTTCGCGCCGGGGAAATATAATATTCATACAGGGGATAAGGTGATCGTCGAGACGGCCAGAGGCGTTGAGTTTGGCACGGTAGTCACCGGCCAGAAGGATGTAGAGGATGACAAGATCACCCAGCCGCTGAAGCCGGTCATCCGTATTGCGACCCAGGATGACATCCGCAAGGAAGAAAAGAACAGGGAAAAGGAAAAGGAAGCATTTGGCATCTGCCTTGAGAAGATCCGCAAGCATGGCCTTGAGATGAAGCTGATCGACGCGGAGTATACATTTGACAACAATAAGGTGCTTTTCTACTTTACCGCAGACGGGAGGATTGACTTCAGGGAACTGGTGAAAGACTTGGCGAGCGTGTTCAGGACCAGGATAGAACTGAGACAGATCGGAGTAAGAGATGAGACGAAGATCCGGGGAGGAATCGGGATCTGCGGCCGTCCGCTTTGCTGCAATACGTATCTGTCTGAATTCGCGCCGGTATCCATCAAGATGGCGAAAGAGCAGAATCTATCCCTGAACCCTTCTAAGATATCAGGGGTATGCGGCAGGCTGATGTGCTGCCTGACCAATGAGGAAGAGACTTATGAAGAATTGAACAGCCGACTTCCTTCCAATGGAGATCATGTAACTACGCCGGAAGGCCTGAGAGGCGATGTGCAGTCTGTTAATGTGCTGCGGCAGCAGGTGAAGGTTATCGTAACCCTGGATAATGATGAAAAAGAGATCCGTGAGTATAAAGCCAGCGAACTTAGATTCAAGCCAAAGCGCAAGAAGAAGGATGTGAAATTATCCAAAGAAGAATTGGCACAGCTAAAGGCGCTGGAAGAGAAGAATGGAGCGTCAAAACTGGATGATGAATAG
- a CDS encoding PucR family transcriptional regulator produces MLSNQILHKTVQDIKRITGLECGVWDMDAKCLVMTSERMLGLEKEVASFCRKALKEPEQAGEDAGLFLVCDEDEPAYILALAGQDPRMSIAGKMGASQLANLLYAYKERMDKNRFIQNLILDNMLLVDVYNQAKKMKIPTELKRTVFLIEAKNEGESLILETLKGLYATGTKDFVTAVDERHVILVKALENTDGYGQLNQIAKVLVDTLNMEAMVSVRISYGTIVDELKEVSRSYKEADMALEVGRVFYVDKNILAYSELGIGRLIHQLPASLCEMFLKEVFDGDVAVQFEEEELTTVYTFFDNNLNISETARQLYVHRNTLVYRLEKIQKKTGLDVRVFEDALTFKIAMMVADHMKYMND; encoded by the coding sequence TTGTTATCGAATCAGATATTGCATAAAACAGTACAGGATATAAAGCGTATTACAGGGCTTGAGTGCGGCGTCTGGGATATGGATGCCAAATGTCTTGTAATGACCAGCGAAAGGATGCTGGGGCTGGAAAAAGAGGTGGCCTCTTTCTGCCGGAAGGCGCTTAAAGAGCCGGAACAGGCGGGGGAAGACGCCGGGCTGTTCCTTGTATGCGACGAAGACGAGCCGGCCTATATACTGGCGCTGGCGGGGCAGGATCCCCGGATGTCCATAGCGGGAAAGATGGGAGCCAGCCAGCTTGCCAACCTTCTGTATGCATATAAGGAGAGAATGGATAAGAATCGTTTTATCCAGAACCTTATTCTGGATAATATGCTGCTGGTAGATGTATATAACCAGGCGAAGAAGATGAAGATTCCGACAGAACTTAAACGGACGGTATTTCTGATCGAGGCCAAGAATGAGGGTGAGAGCCTGATTCTGGAGACGCTTAAAGGGTTATATGCCACCGGCACGAAGGATTTTGTGACAGCAGTTGACGAGAGGCATGTAATTCTGGTAAAGGCCCTTGAGAATACGGATGGCTATGGACAGTTGAACCAGATAGCGAAAGTGCTTGTGGATACGCTGAATATGGAAGCCATGGTAAGCGTCCGGATATCTTACGGAACCATTGTGGATGAGTTAAAAGAGGTATCCAGATCCTACAAAGAGGCAGATATGGCGCTTGAGGTGGGAAGAGTATTCTATGTGGATAAGAACATTCTGGCATATAGTGAACTGGGAATCGGGCGGCTGATCCATCAGCTTCCGGCGTCCCTGTGCGAGATGTTTTTAAAAGAGGTGTTTGACGGGGATGTGGCCGTCCAGTTCGAGGAGGAAGAACTGACGACAGTATATACATTCTTTGACAATAACCTGAATATATCCGAGACTGCGAGGCAGTTGTACGTGCATCGCAATACGCTGGTGTACAGGCTGGAGAAGATCCAGAAGAAGACAGGACTGGATGTCCGTGTGTTTGAGGATGCGCTGACATTCAAGATTGCCATGATGGTAGCAGATCACATGAAGTATATGAATGATTAG
- a CDS encoding nucleoside/nucleotide kinase family protein: MGKIYYMMGKSSSGKDTLFKEVKKALPWLQTITLYTTRPIREGERDGVEYFFVSEDTLNAYENQGKVIEQRAYDTVHGIWKYATVDDGQINLDTSDYLVIGTLQSYERMQKFYGPDKLAPIYIEVEDGERLARALAREREQETPKYAELCRRFLADTKDFAEENLKSLGIQKRFVNDNRTRCLEEIIGEIRHGNV, encoded by the coding sequence ATGGGTAAGATTTATTATATGATGGGAAAGAGTTCTTCCGGGAAGGATACGCTGTTTAAGGAAGTCAAGAAGGCATTGCCCTGGCTTCAGACGATTACGCTGTATACTACCCGGCCAATCCGGGAAGGAGAGCGGGACGGCGTAGAATACTTTTTCGTTTCAGAGGATACATTAAATGCATATGAGAATCAAGGGAAGGTGATAGAGCAACGCGCCTATGATACGGTGCACGGCATTTGGAAGTATGCCACCGTTGATGATGGCCAGATCAACCTTGATACATCGGACTATCTGGTAATCGGAACCCTTCAGTCTTATGAACGGATGCAGAAGTTTTATGGGCCTGATAAACTGGCGCCGATCTATATCGAGGTAGAAGACGGCGAGCGGCTTGCCAGGGCTCTGGCGCGGGAGCGGGAGCAGGAGACGCCCAAATACGCGGAATTATGCAGAAGATTTCTTGCAGACACGAAGGATTTCGCAGAAGAGAATCTGAAAAGCCTTGGGATACAGAAAAGATTTGTGAATGATAATAGAACACGATGCTTAGAAGAAATTATAGGGGAAATACGACATGGGAACGTTTAA
- a CDS encoding aminotransferase class I/II-fold pyridoxal phosphate-dependent enzyme gives MSTIYDKLKDYSDSDYYGFHMPGHKRNLDMLKSTVPYKIDITEIEGFDDLHHAEGILKEAQIRAARIYHADETHFLINGSTVGILSAIAGVTKKGDTILVARNCHKSVYHAIYMNELNPVYLYPEFNHCAQLNTEVSVDDVREALDKYPSIRAVVIVSPTYDGVVSDVEAIAEAVHEKGIPLIVDEAHGAHFGFHPYFPQNANTRGADIVIHSLHKTLPALTQTALLHINGSLASRKGVREYLRMLQSSSPSYVLMSSIDSCIDMLENRRKELFDPYVKMLEKMRGRLRQLKRLELVETENFDRSKIVISVRHADMSSKRLYRILLNEYHLQMEMVAGTYILAMTSIGDTEDGMERLARALKEIDAQADERMRSGNCLEETPTIIGASLPRPEVVYNSSVMENMLDEAAISAVPGSKVRRLPWRDSVGYISTEYAYLYPPGSPLIVPGERVSQEAVDMLQWYHNLRFAIEGLKEDQYIEVWMHG, from the coding sequence ATGAGCACGATATATGATAAGTTAAAAGACTATAGCGACTCAGACTATTATGGGTTCCATATGCCGGGCCATAAGCGGAATCTGGACATGCTCAAGTCCACGGTTCCCTATAAGATTGATATTACGGAGATTGAGGGATTTGACGACCTTCATCATGCGGAGGGGATCCTGAAGGAGGCTCAGATCCGGGCAGCCAGGATATACCATGCGGATGAGACTCATTTTCTAATCAATGGAAGTACCGTAGGAATTTTAAGCGCCATTGCCGGCGTAACAAAAAAAGGAGATACCATACTTGTGGCAAGAAATTGCCACAAGTCTGTGTATCATGCCATATACATGAATGAATTGAATCCAGTGTATCTGTATCCTGAATTCAATCATTGCGCGCAGTTGAATACAGAGGTTTCCGTAGACGATGTGAGGGAGGCCCTTGATAAGTATCCTTCCATCCGGGCAGTGGTCATCGTGTCGCCCACTTATGACGGCGTGGTATCGGATGTGGAAGCCATAGCAGAAGCGGTCCATGAAAAAGGCATACCACTGATTGTGGATGAAGCCCATGGAGCGCATTTTGGCTTTCATCCATATTTTCCTCAGAACGCTAATACGAGGGGGGCGGATATCGTGATCCACAGCCTTCACAAGACATTGCCGGCGCTGACGCAGACTGCGCTTCTGCATATCAATGGAAGCCTTGCAAGCCGCAAGGGAGTCCGGGAATATCTGCGGATGCTCCAGTCCAGCAGCCCGTCTTATGTGTTGATGTCCAGCATAGACTCCTGCATCGATATGCTGGAAAACAGAAGAAAAGAACTATTCGATCCTTATGTCAAGATGCTGGAGAAGATGCGGGGGAGGCTTAGACAGCTGAAACGCCTGGAACTGGTGGAGACGGAGAATTTTGACAGGTCCAAGATCGTCATATCCGTCCGGCATGCTGACATGAGTAGTAAAAGGCTCTACAGGATACTGCTGAATGAATACCATCTACAGATGGAGATGGTAGCCGGGACTTATATTCTGGCAATGACATCCATAGGAGACACGGAGGATGGCATGGAGCGTCTGGCAAGGGCGCTGAAAGAGATTGACGCCCAGGCGGACGAACGGATGCGGTCGGGGAATTGTCTGGAAGAAACGCCCACGATTATAGGGGCGAGCCTGCCCAGGCCGGAAGTGGTATATAACAGTTCTGTGATGGAGAATATGCTGGATGAGGCTGCAATCAGCGCAGTACCTGGAAGCAAGGTCCGGCGTTTGCCGTGGAGGGATAGTGTAGGGTATATATCCACGGAGTATGCATATCTCTATCCTCCTGGAAGTCCTTTGATCGTACCGGGAGAAAGGGTATCACAAGAGGCGGTAGATATGTTACAATGGTATCATAATCTAAGATTCGCTATCGAAGGATTGAAAGAAGACCAGTATATTGAGGTTTGGATGCATGGGTAA
- a CDS encoding FCD domain-containing protein has protein sequence MQCIESFQKNDLKAVKEYDAEFHRFIIHTTKNSRIEATIRNLIKLSKCIVVKSDDSLSSQDIDALRQFLNALRDSNESLAEELMRKRVAASKKYHFNRYYMGEYN, from the coding sequence ATGCAATGTATCGAAAGTTTTCAAAAGAATGACCTTAAAGCGGTAAAGGAATATGACGCGGAATTTCACCGTTTTATAATCCATACCACCAAGAACAGTCGTATAGAAGCAACCATCAGAAATCTAATCAAACTTAGCAAATGCATTGTTGTCAAATCCGATGACAGCCTTTCCAGCCAGGATATAGATGCGCTCCGGCAGTTTCTGAATGCCCTCCGGGATTCAAACGAATCTTTGGCGGAGGAACTTATGCGAAAGCGCGTAGCTGCTTCTAAAAAGTATCATTTCAATCGGTATTATATGGGAGAATATAATTAA
- a CDS encoding ABC transporter ATP-binding protein → MASLSLKHINKVYPNGFEAVKDFNLEIEDKEFIIFVGPSGCGKSTTLRMIAGLEEISSGELKIGDKIVNDVEPKDRDIAMVFQNYALYPHMTVYDNMSFGLKLRKVPKDQIDKMVREAAKVLDLEPLLDRKPKALSGGQRQRVAMGRAIVRNPKVFLMDEPLSNLDAKLRGQMRIEISKLHQRLGTTIIYVTHDQTEAMTLGTRIVVMNAGIVQQVDTPQTLYDYPCNLFVAGFIGSPQMNFIDAICKVKGDKVWLAAGPSEIELPPAKGKKLIEGGYDGKTVVLGIRPEDVHDEQMFIEASPNTVIEATIRVYEMLGAEVYLYFDYEGSNMTARVDPRTTARTGDTVKFALDAEKIHVFDKETELTITN, encoded by the coding sequence ATGGCAAGTTTATCACTGAAACATATTAACAAAGTGTATCCAAATGGATTTGAGGCGGTTAAAGACTTCAACCTTGAGATCGAAGACAAGGAGTTCATCATCTTCGTAGGACCTTCCGGATGCGGCAAATCTACAACGCTTCGAATGATCGCCGGCCTGGAAGAGATCTCTTCCGGAGAACTGAAGATTGGTGACAAGATTGTAAATGACGTTGAGCCTAAGGACAGAGACATCGCGATGGTATTCCAGAACTATGCTCTGTATCCTCATATGACCGTTTATGATAATATGTCATTTGGCCTGAAACTAAGAAAGGTGCCAAAGGATCAGATTGACAAGATGGTTCGCGAAGCGGCTAAGGTTCTGGATCTTGAGCCATTGTTAGACCGTAAGCCAAAGGCTTTGTCAGGCGGACAGAGACAGCGTGTTGCTATGGGACGTGCTATCGTGCGTAATCCTAAGGTATTCCTTATGGATGAGCCTCTTTCAAACCTGGACGCAAAACTTCGTGGACAGATGCGCATTGAGATCTCCAAGCTGCATCAGAGACTGGGAACCACAATTATCTATGTAACGCATGACCAGACAGAGGCTATGACCCTTGGTACAAGAATCGTAGTTATGAATGCTGGTATCGTACAGCAGGTAGATACTCCTCAGACACTGTATGATTATCCTTGCAACCTGTTCGTAGCAGGATTCATCGGATCTCCGCAGATGAACTTTATCGACGCCATATGCAAGGTAAAAGGCGATAAGGTATGGCTTGCTGCAGGCCCTTCCGAGATCGAGCTTCCTCCGGCAAAGGGCAAGAAGCTTATCGAAGGCGGCTATGACGGAAAGACGGTAGTGCTTGGAATCCGTCCGGAAGATGTTCATGATGAGCAGATGTTTATTGAAGCGTCTCCGAACACGGTAATCGAAGCAACAATCCGTGTATATGAAATGCTTGGCGCGGAAGTATATCTGTACTTTGACTATGAAGGCTCTAACATGACCGCAAGAGTTGATCCAAGAACGACAGCAAGAACGGGAGATACAGTCAAGTTTGCCCTGGATGCTGAGAAGATCCATGTATTTGACAAAGAGACAGAACTGACGATTACAAACTAA
- a CDS encoding tRNA1(Val) (adenine(37)-N6)-methyltransferase: MMNSLKPNERLDDLMIKGYEIIQSPGRFCFGMDAILLSSFATVKKNETALDLGSGTGILPILLEAKNEGAHYTGLEIQEESADMARRSVRHNHLQDKVDIITGDIKEASAIFGAASFHVITTNPPYMIGDHGLKNENEALYIARHEVLCTLDDILRESARLLKPKGRFYMIHRPFRLPEILSKMTAAGIEPKRMRLVYPFVDKEPNMVLLEGLRGGNPRMKVEPPLISYEQDGKYTEEMMKIYGMD; encoded by the coding sequence ATGATGAATAGTTTAAAGCCTAACGAGCGCCTGGATGATCTGATGATTAAAGGATATGAGATTATACAGAGCCCGGGACGCTTCTGCTTTGGCATGGACGCCATACTTCTGTCTTCTTTTGCCACGGTGAAGAAGAACGAGACGGCGCTGGATCTGGGCAGCGGAACTGGAATACTTCCGATTCTGCTGGAAGCGAAGAATGAAGGGGCGCATTATACCGGCCTTGAGATTCAGGAAGAAAGCGCCGATATGGCCCGCAGAAGCGTTAGACATAATCATCTGCAGGACAAGGTGGACATTATCACAGGAGATATCAAAGAGGCATCCGCCATATTTGGGGCGGCCTCTTTTCATGTAATTACGACAAATCCCCCCTATATGATCGGAGATCACGGGCTGAAGAATGAAAATGAAGCCTTGTATATTGCCCGCCATGAGGTCCTATGTACGCTGGATGATATTTTAAGGGAGAGCGCCAGGCTTCTGAAGCCGAAGGGAAGATTCTATATGATCCACCGGCCATTCAGGCTGCCGGAGATACTTTCTAAGATGACAGCCGCAGGAATTGAGCCGAAGCGTATGCGGCTGGTGTATCCATTCGTGGATAAAGAGCCCAATATGGTGCTGCTTGAAGGTCTGCGGGGAGGCAATCCCAGAATGAAGGTAGAGCCGCCTCTCATCTCGTATGAGCAGGATGGAAAATATACGGAAGAAATGATGAAAATATATGGGATGGACTAG